A DNA window from Pogona vitticeps strain Pit_001003342236 chromosome 2, PviZW2.1, whole genome shotgun sequence contains the following coding sequences:
- the LOC110077875 gene encoding protein SSUH2 homolog isoform X3, which produces MESTSAEEKEGTEDSENTSLAESSHLLPKDEHKELPPHLRDWNILFVSEQDVKEAFLQYAASKCCYRRAVAKQMEIRNLTPLNTYRYRLETFTETRETYLASELYNGGFVDSSAVATPPAPWDIVVDPPPLFTDCEMRLPIPHSYSLENCPNCKGRGAIMCQSCEGTGKKKCSACGGTGTNTLEDSNICSWCAGTGKNRCFSCRSNGWLKCYRCNGSGALLFHTELAITWKNNILEHVVDKNSGLPNYLLHEATGKEIVCDENLSVFPIVDFPELSIEDYSLACIEQHKMQFASGNIHHILMQKQTIELVPLTKAEYEWKGKLRSFYVFGKENKVYTKDYPAKFCCSIM; this is translated from the exons ATGGAGAGCACATCtgcagaagaaaaggagggtACAGAAGATTCCG AAAACACATCCCTGGCTGAATCCTCTCATCTGTTACCCAAGGATGAACACAAGGAACTTCCTCCTCATCTAAGAGACTGGAA CATCCTCTTTGTTTCTGAGCAAGACGTTAAAGAAGCCTTTCTCCAGTACGCAGCCAGTAAGTGCTGCTATCGGAGAGCTGTTGCGAAGCAAATGGAAATCCGGAATCTCACTCCTCTCAACACATACAGA tATCGCCTGGAAACTTTCACTGAAACTAGAGAGACATACTTAGCAAGTGAACTTTATAATG GTGGATTCGTCGACTCTTCTGCCGTTGCTACACCACCGGCTCCCTGGGACATTGTGGTGGATCCACCTCCACTCTTTACAGATTGTGAAATGCGTCTTCCAATACCCCACTCATACTCATTAGAG aaCTGTCCAAATTGCAAAGGACGTGGTGCCATTATGTGCCAGTCTTGTGAAGGAACCGGCAAG AAAAAATGTTCAGCCTGTGGTGGTACTGGGACCAACACACTAGAAGATTCCAATATTTGCTCTTGGTGTGCAGGTACAGGAAAAAATCG CTGCTTCAGTTGTCGCAGCAATGGATGGCTGAAGTGTTACCGTTGCAATGGGAGTGGTGCCTTGCTGTTCCATACAGAACTTGCCATCACTTG gaagaacaatattttagaacaTGTGGTGGACAAGAATTCTGGTCTTCCAAATTACCTTTTACATGAAGCAACTGGGAAAGAAATAGTTTGTGATGAAAATCTCTCG GTGTTTCCTATTGTTGACTTTCCAGAGCTGTCCATTGAAGACTATTCACTAGCATGTATCGAACAACACAAAATGCAGTTTGCCTCAGGAAATATACATCACATATTGATGCAG AAACAAACAATCGAGTTGGTGCCGCTCACAAAGGCCGAATATGAATGGAAAGGGAAATTGCGTTCCTTCTATGTTTTTGGCAAAGAGAATAAGGTGTACACCAAGGATTACCCAGCAAAGTTCTGCTGCTCCATCATGTGA
- the LOC110077875 gene encoding protein SSUH2 homolog isoform X2, whose product MEKELLIGDKKCTCYGSDGLPSSRIAQDPPSHSFPFEAASAPPYELMESTSAEEKEGTEDSENTSLAESSHLLPKDEHKELPPHLRDWNILFVSEQDVKEAFLQYAASKCCYRRAVAKQMEIRNLTPLNTYRYRLETFTETRETYLASELYNGGFVDSSAVATPPAPWDIVVDPPPLFTDCEMRLPIPHSYSLENCPNCKGRGAIMCQSCEGTGKKKCSACGGTGTNTLEDSNICSWCAGTGKNRCFSCRSNGWLKCYRCNGSGALLFHTELAITWKNNILEHVVDKNSGLPNYLLHEATGKEIVCDENLSVFPIVDFPELSIEDYSLACIEQHKMQFASGNIHHILMQKQTIELVPLTKAEYEWKGKLRSFYVFGKENKVYTKDYPAKFCCSIM is encoded by the exons ATGGAGAAAGAACTGCTAATTGG AGACAAAAAGTGCACATGTTACGGAAGTGATGGTCTTCCCTCCTCAAGGATTGCACAAG ATCCGCCTAGTCATTCATTTCCCTTTGAAGCGGCTTCTGCGCCACCTTATGAGCTGATGGAGAGCACATCtgcagaagaaaaggagggtACAGAAGATTCCG AAAACACATCCCTGGCTGAATCCTCTCATCTGTTACCCAAGGATGAACACAAGGAACTTCCTCCTCATCTAAGAGACTGGAA CATCCTCTTTGTTTCTGAGCAAGACGTTAAAGAAGCCTTTCTCCAGTACGCAGCCAGTAAGTGCTGCTATCGGAGAGCTGTTGCGAAGCAAATGGAAATCCGGAATCTCACTCCTCTCAACACATACAGA tATCGCCTGGAAACTTTCACTGAAACTAGAGAGACATACTTAGCAAGTGAACTTTATAATG GTGGATTCGTCGACTCTTCTGCCGTTGCTACACCACCGGCTCCCTGGGACATTGTGGTGGATCCACCTCCACTCTTTACAGATTGTGAAATGCGTCTTCCAATACCCCACTCATACTCATTAGAG aaCTGTCCAAATTGCAAAGGACGTGGTGCCATTATGTGCCAGTCTTGTGAAGGAACCGGCAAG AAAAAATGTTCAGCCTGTGGTGGTACTGGGACCAACACACTAGAAGATTCCAATATTTGCTCTTGGTGTGCAGGTACAGGAAAAAATCG CTGCTTCAGTTGTCGCAGCAATGGATGGCTGAAGTGTTACCGTTGCAATGGGAGTGGTGCCTTGCTGTTCCATACAGAACTTGCCATCACTTG gaagaacaatattttagaacaTGTGGTGGACAAGAATTCTGGTCTTCCAAATTACCTTTTACATGAAGCAACTGGGAAAGAAATAGTTTGTGATGAAAATCTCTCG GTGTTTCCTATTGTTGACTTTCCAGAGCTGTCCATTGAAGACTATTCACTAGCATGTATCGAACAACACAAAATGCAGTTTGCCTCAGGAAATATACATCACATATTGATGCAG AAACAAACAATCGAGTTGGTGCCGCTCACAAAGGCCGAATATGAATGGAAAGGGAAATTGCGTTCCTTCTATGTTTTTGGCAAAGAGAATAAGGTGTACACCAAGGATTACCCAGCAAAGTTCTGCTGCTCCATCATGTGA
- the LOC110077875 gene encoding protein SSUH2 homolog isoform X1, which produces MGCLPWLMSPTYPACSLIVWKYDLTLKTFLPPRDKKCTCYGSDGLPSSRIAQDPPSHSFPFEAASAPPYELMESTSAEEKEGTEDSENTSLAESSHLLPKDEHKELPPHLRDWNILFVSEQDVKEAFLQYAASKCCYRRAVAKQMEIRNLTPLNTYRYRLETFTETRETYLASELYNGGFVDSSAVATPPAPWDIVVDPPPLFTDCEMRLPIPHSYSLENCPNCKGRGAIMCQSCEGTGKKKCSACGGTGTNTLEDSNICSWCAGTGKNRCFSCRSNGWLKCYRCNGSGALLFHTELAITWKNNILEHVVDKNSGLPNYLLHEATGKEIVCDENLSVFPIVDFPELSIEDYSLACIEQHKMQFASGNIHHILMQKQTIELVPLTKAEYEWKGKLRSFYVFGKENKVYTKDYPAKFCCSIM; this is translated from the exons atgggctgtcttccatggctgatgagccccacctacccggcctgctctctaattgtgtggaagtatgatctgacccttaaaactttcctgcctcccag AGACAAAAAGTGCACATGTTACGGAAGTGATGGTCTTCCCTCCTCAAGGATTGCACAAG ATCCGCCTAGTCATTCATTTCCCTTTGAAGCGGCTTCTGCGCCACCTTATGAGCTGATGGAGAGCACATCtgcagaagaaaaggagggtACAGAAGATTCCG AAAACACATCCCTGGCTGAATCCTCTCATCTGTTACCCAAGGATGAACACAAGGAACTTCCTCCTCATCTAAGAGACTGGAA CATCCTCTTTGTTTCTGAGCAAGACGTTAAAGAAGCCTTTCTCCAGTACGCAGCCAGTAAGTGCTGCTATCGGAGAGCTGTTGCGAAGCAAATGGAAATCCGGAATCTCACTCCTCTCAACACATACAGA tATCGCCTGGAAACTTTCACTGAAACTAGAGAGACATACTTAGCAAGTGAACTTTATAATG GTGGATTCGTCGACTCTTCTGCCGTTGCTACACCACCGGCTCCCTGGGACATTGTGGTGGATCCACCTCCACTCTTTACAGATTGTGAAATGCGTCTTCCAATACCCCACTCATACTCATTAGAG aaCTGTCCAAATTGCAAAGGACGTGGTGCCATTATGTGCCAGTCTTGTGAAGGAACCGGCAAG AAAAAATGTTCAGCCTGTGGTGGTACTGGGACCAACACACTAGAAGATTCCAATATTTGCTCTTGGTGTGCAGGTACAGGAAAAAATCG CTGCTTCAGTTGTCGCAGCAATGGATGGCTGAAGTGTTACCGTTGCAATGGGAGTGGTGCCTTGCTGTTCCATACAGAACTTGCCATCACTTG gaagaacaatattttagaacaTGTGGTGGACAAGAATTCTGGTCTTCCAAATTACCTTTTACATGAAGCAACTGGGAAAGAAATAGTTTGTGATGAAAATCTCTCG GTGTTTCCTATTGTTGACTTTCCAGAGCTGTCCATTGAAGACTATTCACTAGCATGTATCGAACAACACAAAATGCAGTTTGCCTCAGGAAATATACATCACATATTGATGCAG AAACAAACAATCGAGTTGGTGCCGCTCACAAAGGCCGAATATGAATGGAAAGGGAAATTGCGTTCCTTCTATGTTTTTGGCAAAGAGAATAAGGTGTACACCAAGGATTACCCAGCAAAGTTCTGCTGCTCCATCATGTGA